From the genome of Desulfovibrio desulfuricans:
TCCATCATCTTGCATTGAAAAATACAAATAATCCTCTTTTTCTTTGATTGAAAATATAATTTCTTCATGTGAAAAGCGGAGTGCATTGTCAAAAATATTCTCTAAAACTTTTGATAACATCGCTTTATCTGTC
Proteins encoded in this window:
- a CDS encoding ATP-binding protein, which encodes TDKAMLSKVLENIFDNALRFSHEEIIFSIKEKEDYLYFSMQDDGVGFTSEELKSAASFFFSSASNGGNFGIGLSICKILS